From one Amycolatopsis sp. FDAARGOS 1241 genomic stretch:
- a CDS encoding MFS transporter: MARGVLATTILGSGMAMLDGTIVNVALPRIGEELQASVAGLQWILDGYMLALAALILVAGSLGDRYGRRRVYLIGVIWFGVASGLCAIANSTTELVVFRIIQGIGGALLTPGSLAILQSTFAHNDRARAIGAWSGLGGLAAAVGPLLGGVLVQVWSWRLAFLINLPLALIVVLMALKFVPESRDETATGHPDFVAAATGAIGLAGLTGALVEAPVRGLADPVVLIALVAGVAGLGLFVWLQHHSHEPLVPPSLFRDRTFTLSNALTFVVYAALGAVMWLLVLQLQVSLNYPPTLAGLAGLPITIIMLLLSGRSGALAQRIGPRLQLVVGPMVIGVGMLLLIRVEPGSSYLGSVLPAVVVFGLGLACTVAPVTATVLAAAPDRFAGVASGVNNAIARTGGLLAVAVLPAAAGLTGSAYRDPVALTAGWRMALLICAVLAIAGGLIALGIHNGVLGAGAAEPEQKRVVDDEAPHPGECFHCGVEGPPTHVRPGPARG; this comes from the coding sequence GTGGCGCGCGGGGTGCTGGCGACGACGATCCTCGGCTCGGGCATGGCGATGCTCGACGGGACGATCGTCAACGTCGCCCTGCCCCGGATCGGTGAAGAACTGCAGGCGTCGGTGGCCGGCCTGCAGTGGATCCTCGACGGCTACATGCTGGCGCTCGCCGCCCTGATCCTCGTCGCGGGTTCACTCGGCGACCGCTACGGGCGGCGCCGCGTGTACCTGATCGGCGTGATCTGGTTCGGCGTCGCGTCGGGGCTGTGCGCGATCGCGAACTCGACCACCGAGCTCGTCGTGTTCCGGATCATCCAGGGCATCGGCGGCGCGCTGCTCACCCCCGGGTCGCTGGCGATCCTGCAGTCGACCTTCGCGCACAACGACCGGGCGCGCGCGATCGGCGCGTGGTCCGGACTGGGTGGTCTGGCCGCGGCAGTCGGACCACTGCTCGGCGGTGTCCTCGTCCAGGTCTGGTCCTGGCGGCTCGCGTTCCTGATCAACCTGCCGCTGGCGCTCATCGTGGTGCTGATGGCCCTCAAGTTCGTGCCCGAGTCACGCGACGAGACGGCCACCGGGCACCCCGACTTCGTCGCCGCCGCGACGGGGGCGATCGGCCTGGCCGGCCTCACCGGGGCGCTGGTCGAGGCCCCCGTGCGCGGGCTGGCCGATCCGGTCGTGCTGATCGCGCTGGTCGCCGGCGTGGCCGGGCTCGGGCTGTTCGTGTGGCTGCAGCACCACTCCCACGAGCCGCTGGTGCCGCCGAGCCTGTTCCGCGACCGGACGTTCACGCTGTCCAACGCCCTCACGTTCGTGGTCTACGCCGCGCTCGGCGCCGTGATGTGGCTGCTCGTGCTGCAGCTGCAGGTGTCGCTGAACTACCCGCCGACGCTGGCCGGGCTGGCCGGGCTGCCGATCACGATCATCATGCTGCTGCTCTCGGGCCGCTCGGGCGCGCTGGCGCAGCGCATCGGGCCACGCCTGCAGCTCGTGGTCGGCCCGATGGTGATCGGGGTCGGCATGCTGCTGCTCATCCGCGTCGAACCCGGCTCGTCGTACCTCGGCTCGGTGTTACCCGCGGTGGTCGTGTTCGGCCTCGGTCTCGCGTGCACGGTGGCGCCGGTGACCGCGACGGTGCTCGCCGCGGCCCCCGACCGATTTGCCGGAGTCGCCTCCGGAGTAAACAACGCGATCGCCCGAACGGGTGGACTTCTTGCGGTCGCGGTGCTCCCCGCGGCGGCCGGACTGACCGGTTCGGCGTACCGCGACCCCGTCGCGCTGACCGCCGGTTGGCGCATGGCGTTGCTCATCTGCGCCGTCCTGGCAATCGCCGGCGGCCTCATCGCGTTGGGGATTCACAACGGCGTGCTCGGCGCGGGCGCGGCCGAGCCCGAGCAGAAGCGCGTTGTGGACGACGAAGCTCCACATCCCGGCGAGTGCTTCCACTGCGGGGTGGAGGGACCGCCGACCCACGTCCGCCCGGGCCCGGCGCGCGGCTGA
- a CDS encoding threonine/serine dehydratase, with translation MRLVTISEIEAAAKRVADHAVHTPLLRQPWADGELWLKPESLQQIGAFKIRGAFNAIASLDDAARARGVVAYSSGNHAQAVAYSANAFGIPAVIVVPDVAPRLKVEATRRWGAEVVEVPIADQAPAADALAAERGLTLIPPFDHAHVIAGQGTAGLEIATDLPDVDTVLVPVSGGGFAAGVGTAIKALCPRAKVYAVEPELAADTAESLRAGRRVAWPMERRARTIADGLRAEPSDLTFAHLQQVLDGIVTVTEDEIRDTVRVLARRARIVAEPSGATATAAYLHHADELPGGKTVSVVSGGNIDPALLAELLG, from the coding sequence ATGCGATTGGTGACGATCTCCGAAATCGAGGCCGCGGCGAAGCGCGTGGCGGACCACGCCGTGCACACTCCGTTGTTGCGCCAGCCCTGGGCGGACGGCGAACTGTGGCTCAAACCCGAGAGCTTGCAACAGATCGGCGCGTTCAAGATCCGCGGCGCCTTCAACGCGATCGCTTCGCTCGACGACGCCGCCCGGGCGCGCGGCGTGGTCGCCTACTCCAGCGGTAACCACGCGCAGGCAGTCGCCTACTCCGCGAACGCCTTCGGGATCCCGGCCGTGATCGTGGTGCCCGACGTCGCGCCGCGGCTCAAGGTCGAGGCCACCCGGCGCTGGGGAGCGGAGGTCGTGGAGGTGCCGATCGCGGACCAGGCGCCGGCCGCCGACGCGCTCGCAGCCGAGCGCGGGCTCACGCTCATCCCGCCGTTCGACCACGCCCACGTGATCGCCGGACAGGGCACCGCGGGCCTGGAGATCGCCACCGACCTGCCGGACGTCGACACGGTGCTCGTGCCGGTGAGCGGCGGCGGCTTCGCGGCCGGCGTCGGCACGGCGATCAAGGCGCTGTGCCCGCGCGCGAAGGTCTACGCCGTGGAGCCCGAGCTGGCCGCCGACACCGCTGAGAGCCTGCGGGCCGGCCGGCGCGTCGCGTGGCCCATGGAGCGGCGGGCCCGCACGATCGCCGACGGCCTGCGCGCCGAGCCGTCGGACCTCACGTTCGCCCACCTGCAGCAGGTGCTCGACGGGATCGTCACCGTCACCGAGGACGAGATCCGCGACACCGTGCGCGTGCTGGCCCGCCGCGCGCGGATCGTCGCGGAGCCCAGTGGTGCGACCGCCACCGCCGCGTACCTGCACCACGCCGATGAACTGCCGGGCGGCAAGACCGTGTCCGTCGTCTCCGGCGGCAACATCGACCCGGCGCTGCTCGCCGAGCTGCTCGGGTAG
- the thiE gene encoding thiamine phosphate synthase, with product MPAFTGEQIRTRLAGSRLYLCTDARSSRGDLAEFADAALAGGVDIVQLRDKSGGAPLEAAQEIAALEVLAEACARHGALLSVNDRADVALAVGADVLHLGQDDIPVPLARRILGDDVVIGRSTHSVEQAEAAAAEDGVDYFCTGPCWPTPTKPGRHAPGLDLVRATAASGTGRPWFAIGGIDEQRLPEVLAAGASRIVVVRAITDADDPAEAARKLKAQLG from the coding sequence ATGCCCGCCTTCACCGGAGAACAGATCCGCACCCGCCTGGCCGGTTCGCGGCTGTACCTGTGCACCGACGCCCGCTCCTCGCGCGGCGACCTCGCCGAGTTCGCCGACGCCGCGCTGGCCGGCGGCGTCGACATCGTCCAGCTGCGTGACAAGTCCGGCGGCGCGCCGCTCGAAGCAGCCCAGGAGATCGCGGCTCTGGAAGTGCTCGCGGAGGCCTGCGCGCGCCACGGCGCACTGCTCTCGGTGAACGACCGCGCCGACGTCGCGCTCGCCGTGGGCGCCGATGTGCTGCACCTCGGCCAGGACGACATCCCCGTGCCGCTCGCCCGCCGGATCCTCGGCGACGACGTCGTGATCGGCCGCTCCACACACTCCGTCGAGCAGGCCGAAGCAGCCGCCGCGGAGGACGGCGTGGACTACTTCTGCACCGGCCCGTGCTGGCCGACGCCGACCAAGCCCGGCCGCCACGCCCCCGGCCTCGACCTGGTGCGCGCGACCGCGGCGAGCGGCACCGGCCGCCCGTGGTTCGCGATCGGCGGCATCGACGAGCAGCGCCTGCCCGAGGTGCTGGCGGCCGGCGCGTCGCGCATCGTCGTGGTCCGCGCCATCACCGACGCCGACGACCCGGCCGAAGCCGCACGCAAGCTCAAGGCCCAGCTCGGCTGA
- the thiO gene encoding glycine oxidase ThiO — protein MSKTLTVVGGGVIGLSAAWRAAARGYRVTVLDPSPGEGGASWVAGGMLAPVTEAWPGEEHVLSLGEESLRRWPAFARDLEAEGTDPGLAGHGTIVVAFDSADAGHLDILAEYLTSLGRSVERLTGRAARKLAPGLGAVRSGLHVPGDLAVDNRKLLTALLQACSKRGVEFSPARMSRLDEVTGPVVLAAGAWTGRLHPLLADAVRPLKGEILRLRPRRGCLPPPPYTVRAMVEGRPIYLVPRADGELVLGATQYEAGFDVAVTARGVRELLEGAERILPGITEYELVETAAGLRAGSRDALPYIGELGEGVYAATGHHRNGLLMAPVTADAVVAWLTGERPPDEIGAATPARLPASRPNSAVEERV, from the coding sequence ATGAGCAAGACCCTCACCGTCGTCGGCGGCGGTGTGATCGGCCTGTCCGCGGCCTGGCGCGCGGCGGCCCGCGGCTACCGCGTGACGGTGCTCGACCCTTCGCCCGGCGAGGGCGGTGCGTCGTGGGTGGCCGGCGGGATGCTGGCGCCGGTCACGGAGGCGTGGCCGGGTGAGGAACACGTGCTCAGCCTGGGCGAGGAGTCGCTGCGGCGCTGGCCGGCGTTCGCTCGTGACCTCGAGGCCGAGGGCACGGACCCCGGACTGGCTGGGCACGGCACGATCGTCGTGGCGTTCGACAGCGCCGATGCGGGGCACTTGGACATCCTCGCGGAGTACCTGACGTCGCTGGGCCGCTCAGTCGAGCGGCTCACGGGCCGGGCGGCGCGCAAGCTCGCGCCGGGGCTCGGGGCCGTGCGCAGCGGTCTGCACGTGCCCGGCGACCTGGCCGTGGACAACCGGAAGCTGCTCACGGCGCTGCTGCAGGCGTGCTCGAAACGCGGGGTCGAGTTCTCGCCGGCGCGGATGTCCCGGCTCGACGAGGTGACCGGTCCCGTCGTGCTGGCGGCCGGTGCGTGGACGGGCCGATTGCACCCGCTGCTGGCCGACGCCGTGCGGCCGTTGAAGGGCGAGATCCTGCGGCTGCGGCCACGCCGGGGTTGCCTGCCGCCTCCGCCGTACACTGTGCGCGCGATGGTCGAGGGCCGGCCGATCTACCTGGTGCCGCGCGCCGACGGCGAGCTGGTGCTCGGCGCGACGCAGTACGAAGCGGGCTTCGACGTGGCCGTGACCGCGCGGGGCGTGCGTGAGCTGCTCGAAGGCGCCGAACGGATCCTGCCGGGGATCACGGAGTACGAGCTCGTCGAGACGGCCGCGGGCCTGCGCGCGGGCAGCCGCGACGCGTTGCCGTACATCGGCGAGCTCGGCGAAGGCGTGTACGCGGCCACCGGCCACCACCGCAACGGCTTGTTGATGGCCCCCGTGACCGCCGACGCCGTGGTCGCCTGGCTGACCGGCGAGCGGCCGCCGGACGAGATCGGTGCGGCCACGCCCGCCCGGTTGCCCGCTTCGCGTCCGAATTCCGCAGTGGAGGAACGAGTCTGA
- the thiS gene encoding sulfur carrier protein ThiS — MEIKVNGDWREFPDGATVAQLLDALDVSPQGVAVAVNGVVVRRGEWGESVVPKGANIDVLTAVQGG, encoded by the coding sequence ATGGAGATCAAGGTCAACGGGGACTGGCGCGAGTTCCCCGACGGCGCGACGGTGGCACAGCTGCTCGACGCGCTCGACGTTTCGCCCCAGGGCGTGGCCGTCGCGGTGAACGGCGTGGTCGTGCGCCGGGGCGAGTGGGGGGAGTCGGTGGTGCCGAAGGGTGCGAACATCGACGTGCTGACCGCGGTTCAGGGAGGTTGA
- a CDS encoding thiazole synthase, producing the protein MDDALVIGEHKLSSRLIIGTGGAANLSVLERALIASGTELTTVAMRKADAEHGTGVLGLVRRLGIKLLPNTAGCRTAAEAVLTAEMAREALETDLIKLEVHADDRTLLPDPFETLDAAERLAADGFTVLAYTNDDPVLALRLEEAGCAAVMPLGAPIGTGLGIRNPHNIELIVARAMVPVILDAGIGTASDAVLAMELGCDAVLLSTAVTRAKDPERMAAAMKAGVEAGRLARDAGRVPQRFWAHASSPPR; encoded by the coding sequence GTGGACGACGCTCTGGTCATCGGCGAGCACAAGCTCTCGTCGAGGCTCATCATCGGAACCGGTGGCGCGGCGAACCTCTCGGTGCTGGAACGCGCGCTGATCGCGTCGGGCACCGAGCTCACGACCGTCGCCATGCGCAAGGCGGACGCCGAGCACGGCACCGGTGTGCTGGGTCTGGTGCGCCGGCTGGGCATCAAGCTGCTGCCGAACACGGCGGGCTGCCGCACGGCCGCCGAAGCCGTGCTGACAGCGGAGATGGCCCGCGAGGCGCTCGAGACGGACCTCATCAAACTCGAGGTCCACGCCGATGACCGCACCTTGCTGCCCGACCCGTTCGAAACGCTGGACGCCGCCGAGCGGCTGGCCGCAGACGGGTTCACCGTGCTCGCGTACACGAACGACGACCCCGTGCTCGCGCTGCGCCTGGAGGAAGCCGGCTGCGCGGCCGTCATGCCGCTGGGCGCGCCGATCGGCACGGGCCTCGGCATCCGCAACCCGCACAACATCGAGCTGATCGTCGCGCGCGCCATGGTCCCCGTCATCCTCGACGCGGGCATCGGCACCGCCTCCGACGCGGTGCTCGCGATGGAACTCGGCTGCGACGCCGTGCTGCTGTCCACCGCCGTCACCCGGGCCAAGGACCCCGAGCGCATGGCCGCGGCCATGAAGGCGGGCGTCGAAGCGGGCCGCCTGGCCCGCGACGCCGGGCGGGTGCCGCAGCGGTTCTGGGCGCACGCGTCCTCACCGCCGCGCTGA
- a CDS encoding MarR family winged helix-turn-helix transcriptional regulator: MTLSSVQDVSGRLYLAVGRLSRSLRQAGVPGPGHGAISALATLVHFGQLRLGDLAAKEGVAAATMSRIIATLVESGYVTRESDPVDRRAWLARATEEGERLVSGVRSTRVQELNRRLDKLSREDRDAITAALPALEALISDDN, translated from the coding sequence GTGACACTGTCCTCGGTCCAGGATGTCTCGGGCAGGTTGTACCTGGCCGTCGGACGCCTCTCGCGCTCCTTGCGGCAGGCGGGCGTCCCCGGCCCCGGCCACGGTGCGATCTCCGCCCTCGCCACGCTCGTCCACTTCGGTCAGCTCCGCCTCGGCGACCTGGCCGCCAAGGAAGGCGTCGCCGCCGCGACGATGTCGCGGATCATCGCCACACTCGTCGAGTCGGGTTACGTCACGCGGGAGTCCGATCCCGTCGACCGTCGCGCCTGGCTCGCCCGCGCGACGGAGGAGGGTGAGCGCCTCGTGTCCGGCGTGCGGTCCACCCGCGTGCAGGAGCTGAATCGCCGCCTCGACAAGCTGAGCCGCGAGGACCGCGACGCGATCACCGCCGCCCTCCCGGCCCTCGAAGCCCTCATCTCCGACGACAACTAG
- the thiD gene encoding bifunctional hydroxymethylpyrimidine kinase/phosphomethylpyrimidine kinase — MTENPSPPSALTIAGSDSGGAAGLQADLRTFLTCGVHGLVAVTAVTVQNTLGVHDRADIPPHVVAGQIEAVASDMGVGAAKTGMLASAEIIHAVAAACDNAGIGRDREVPFVVDPVAASMTGHPLFDADGLVALREELLPRATVLTPNLDEVRLLTGLTVTDREGMHAAAVVLHRLGPKYVLVKSGHLVADPECVDLLFDGAKFIELPGPRFHTPHTHGAGDTMASALTAGLAKGMSVEDAARYGKWFVSHAVEHSYPMGAKVGPVSAFWRLAPEER; from the coding sequence ATGACCGAAAACCCGAGCCCCCCGTCCGCGCTGACGATCGCCGGTTCCGACTCCGGCGGCGCCGCCGGGCTGCAGGCCGACCTGCGCACGTTCCTCACGTGCGGCGTCCACGGGCTCGTCGCCGTGACGGCCGTGACGGTCCAGAACACCCTGGGGGTGCACGACCGCGCGGACATCCCGCCACACGTAGTGGCCGGCCAGATCGAGGCCGTCGCGTCGGACATGGGTGTGGGCGCGGCGAAAACGGGCATGCTGGCCTCGGCCGAGATCATCCACGCCGTGGCGGCCGCGTGCGACAACGCGGGCATCGGGCGTGATCGCGAGGTGCCGTTCGTGGTCGACCCGGTGGCGGCGTCGATGACCGGGCACCCGCTGTTCGACGCCGACGGGCTCGTGGCGCTGCGCGAGGAACTGCTGCCGCGCGCCACCGTGCTCACCCCGAACCTCGACGAGGTGCGGCTGCTGACGGGCCTGACGGTGACCGATCGCGAAGGCATGCACGCCGCGGCCGTGGTGCTGCACCGGCTGGGGCCGAAGTACGTGCTCGTGAAGAGCGGCCACCTCGTCGCGGACCCGGAGTGCGTGGACCTCCTCTTCGACGGAGCGAAGTTCATCGAGCTGCCGGGGCCGCGCTTCCACACCCCGCACACCCACGGCGCGGGCGACACGATGGCGTCCGCTTTGACGGCCGGTCTCGCCAAGGGCATGTCGGTGGAGGACGCGGCCCGCTACGGCAAGTGGTTCGTGTCGCACGCGGTAGAGCACTCGTACCCGATGGGCGCGAAGGTCGGCCCGGTGTCGGCGTTCTGGCGGCTGGCGCCGGAGGAGCGCTAG
- a CDS encoding phosphatidylinositol-specific phospholipase C domain-containing protein — translation MRFSHVVVVVGALVAATLSGAAAANADSPKLSHVTMVGVHNTYDPAAYPFLAQALDNGSSLIELDVWPDIITHEWKVSHSNPLGNSNNCVAASTTADLYQGGANKDLEYCLDDIRIWLAAHPGHAPLTLKLEMKTGFSDNHGLGPDELDAAFRAHLGGAVFKPADLLGGYATLDDAAKADNWPTADALHGKVLTEIIPGTVEEQNPTDTLHTDVEYANYLLAQKNAGELGAVQIFPTVHGAVGGDPRDQYAANLKPWFVVFDGDANAWVTQTGPWWYDANHYYVIMTDGQNVAPAIDDHNPTVDQANQRVADLAKQHASVVTSDWTGLTTVLPQVIARG, via the coding sequence ATGAGGTTCTCGCACGTGGTTGTGGTGGTCGGTGCGCTGGTCGCCGCCACGTTGTCCGGGGCGGCCGCGGCGAACGCGGACAGTCCGAAGCTCTCGCACGTGACGATGGTCGGCGTGCACAACACCTACGACCCCGCGGCGTACCCGTTCCTGGCGCAGGCGCTGGACAACGGTTCGTCACTGATCGAGCTCGACGTGTGGCCCGACATCATCACGCACGAGTGGAAGGTGAGCCACTCGAACCCGTTGGGCAACAGCAACAACTGCGTCGCCGCGTCGACCACGGCCGACCTGTACCAGGGTGGCGCGAACAAGGACCTCGAGTACTGCCTCGACGACATCCGCATCTGGCTCGCGGCGCACCCGGGCCACGCGCCGCTCACCCTCAAGCTCGAGATGAAAACGGGCTTCTCGGACAACCACGGCCTCGGCCCGGACGAACTCGACGCCGCGTTCCGCGCCCACCTCGGTGGCGCTGTCTTCAAGCCGGCCGACCTCCTCGGCGGCTACGCGACCCTCGACGACGCGGCCAAAGCGGACAACTGGCCCACCGCGGACGCGCTGCACGGCAAGGTGCTCACCGAGATCATCCCGGGCACGGTCGAGGAGCAGAACCCCACCGACACGCTGCACACCGACGTCGAGTACGCGAACTACCTGCTGGCGCAGAAGAACGCGGGCGAGCTCGGTGCCGTCCAGATCTTCCCGACCGTGCACGGCGCCGTCGGCGGCGACCCGCGCGACCAGTACGCGGCGAACCTCAAACCGTGGTTCGTGGTCTTCGACGGCGACGCCAACGCGTGGGTGACGCAGACCGGCCCGTGGTGGTACGACGCCAACCACTACTACGTGATCATGACCGACGGGCAGAACGTCGCACCCGCCATCGACGACCACAACCCGACCGTCGACCAGGCGAACCAGCGCGTGGCCGACCTCGCGAAGCAGCACGCTTCCGTCGTGACGTCCGACTGGACCGGCCTGACCACGGTGCTGCCGCAGGTGATCGCGCGCGGCTGA
- a CDS encoding NADP-dependent oxidoreductase: protein MRVVTQQEFGGPEVLQVVEAPRPVPGPTEVLVRVHAAGVNPVDWKSRAQEVFLGKPPYTLGWDVSGVVEEVGFGATGVQPGDEVLGMPWFPREAGAYAEYVTAPSRQFVRKPAGLSHVEAAGLPLAGLTAWQALVDVAGVRSGQRVLVDAAAGGVGHLAVQIAKARGAYVLGTASAAKHDFLRSIGVDEPLDYRDETVTASDVDVHLGLVGERGDLRWLPAVKEGGLVISVPGGVAPAVRAEAEKRGVRTSPLLVEPDRIGLLGLVELVEEGKLKVRVDQTFPLDEVAKAHERGEAGRATGKIVLTV, encoded by the coding sequence ATGCGAGTGGTCACGCAGCAGGAGTTCGGCGGACCGGAGGTGCTGCAGGTAGTCGAGGCGCCGCGGCCGGTGCCCGGGCCGACGGAGGTGCTGGTGCGGGTGCACGCCGCCGGCGTCAACCCCGTCGACTGGAAGTCGCGGGCGCAGGAGGTGTTCCTGGGCAAGCCGCCCTACACGCTGGGCTGGGACGTGTCCGGAGTGGTCGAAGAGGTGGGGTTCGGCGCCACCGGTGTGCAGCCGGGCGACGAGGTGCTCGGCATGCCGTGGTTCCCGCGCGAGGCCGGCGCCTACGCGGAGTACGTGACGGCCCCGTCGCGCCAGTTCGTCCGCAAGCCGGCCGGGCTGTCGCACGTCGAAGCGGCCGGGTTGCCGCTGGCGGGGCTCACGGCGTGGCAGGCACTCGTGGACGTAGCCGGTGTCCGGAGTGGACAGCGCGTGCTCGTCGACGCGGCCGCGGGCGGCGTCGGGCACCTCGCCGTGCAGATCGCCAAGGCGCGCGGGGCGTACGTGCTCGGCACGGCCAGCGCGGCCAAACACGACTTCCTCCGTTCGATCGGGGTGGACGAGCCGCTGGACTACCGCGACGAAACCGTCACCGCGTCCGACGTGGACGTCCACTTGGGACTCGTCGGTGAACGCGGCGACCTGCGGTGGCTGCCCGCAGTGAAGGAAGGCGGACTGGTGATCAGCGTGCCCGGCGGCGTGGCGCCGGCGGTGCGCGCCGAAGCGGAGAAGCGCGGCGTGCGGACGTCGCCGCTCCTCGTGGAACCGGACCGGATCGGCTTGCTCGGGCTCGTCGAGCTGGTCGAGGAGGGGAAGCTGAAGGTCCGCGTGGACCAGACGTTCCCGCTCGACGAGGTCGCGAAGGCCCACGAACGGGGCGAGGCCGGCCGGGCGACCGGGAAGATCGTCCTGACCGTGTGA
- a CDS encoding winged helix-turn-helix transcriptional regulator, which produces MSPTTPPTVEYALTEMGTEVSEHLVALSRWSQTDFDRIREARSVYDSRSPEPVT; this is translated from the coding sequence GTGTCCCCGACCACCCCGCCGACGGTCGAGTACGCGCTCACCGAAATGGGCACCGAGGTGAGTGAGCACCTCGTGGCGCTGAGCCGTTGGTCGCAGACCGACTTCGATCGGATCCGCGAGGCGCGCAGCGTCTACGACTCGCGCTCGCCCGAACCCGTCACGTGA
- the thiD gene encoding bifunctional hydroxymethylpyrimidine kinase/phosphomethylpyrimidine kinase translates to MTSTPRTALTIAGSDSGGGAGVQADLRTFFANGVHGLVALTAVTVQNSLGVQGFTEIPADVVTAQIKAVAGDMGVNAAKTGMLATADIIQAVAKTLDEVHIGRDTDTPFVVDPVAASMTGHALLREEALEAIRTELFPRATLITPNLDEVRLLTGVTVTGTETQRAAAEALLEFGSSWVLVKGGHLHEAEDCVDLLTNGTDVVEFSGPRIATENTHGGGDTMASAITSSLAKGADVPTAVGEAKRFIERCVAEAYPLGAGVGPVSPFWRLAH, encoded by the coding sequence ATGACCAGCACCCCCCGCACGGCCCTCACCATCGCCGGATCGGACTCCGGCGGTGGTGCGGGCGTGCAGGCCGACCTGCGCACGTTCTTCGCCAACGGCGTCCACGGGCTCGTCGCCCTCACTGCGGTGACCGTGCAGAATTCGCTCGGCGTGCAGGGTTTCACCGAGATCCCGGCCGACGTCGTCACGGCGCAGATCAAGGCCGTCGCCGGCGACATGGGCGTCAACGCGGCCAAGACGGGCATGCTCGCCACCGCCGACATCATCCAGGCGGTCGCGAAGACGCTCGACGAAGTCCACATCGGACGCGACACGGACACGCCGTTCGTCGTCGACCCGGTCGCGGCCTCGATGACCGGGCACGCGCTGCTGCGCGAGGAGGCGCTCGAAGCCATCCGCACCGAGCTCTTCCCGCGGGCCACGCTGATCACGCCGAACCTCGACGAGGTGCGGCTGCTCACCGGCGTCACGGTCACCGGGACCGAAACCCAGCGCGCGGCGGCCGAAGCACTGCTGGAGTTCGGTTCGTCGTGGGTGCTCGTGAAGGGCGGGCACCTCCACGAGGCCGAGGACTGCGTGGATCTGCTCACGAACGGCACCGATGTCGTCGAGTTCAGCGGACCGCGGATCGCGACGGAGAACACCCACGGCGGCGGCGACACGATGGCCTCGGCCATCACGTCGTCGCTCGCCAAGGGCGCCGACGTGCCGACGGCCGTGGGCGAAGCCAAGCGGTTCATCGAACGCTGCGTCGCCGAGGCCTACCCGCTGGGCGCGGGCGTGGGCCCGGTCTCCCCGTTCTGGCGGCTGGCCCACTGA